Proteins encoded together in one Impatiens glandulifera chromosome 1, dImpGla2.1, whole genome shotgun sequence window:
- the LOC124930640 gene encoding receptor-like protein kinase FERONIA encodes MNRLFSIAPLWFFICHLCSATLFNAADNYAINCGGSSASSAATDGRKWIGDVRSRHSTFSIESKGKLMISKSGVDSLSSFDPIPYATAQVSRSDFTYTFKVNPGPKFIRLHFRPSSYASFKRSTSMFTVKAGNYTLLNNFSPSITADALNLKAFTKEFCINVRENQPLKITFSPFTTDNAFAFINGIEVVSMPANLYYSNRLPIDETIALETTHRLNIGGKSIPAAEDTGMFREWLNDSSYLNIDGKSSVSAVATTLRIRYRKVPSYIAPQKIYQTSWSTDSYLQVEKKYSFTWKLAVDTGFRYLVRLHFCELDYEMKEIGQKGFSISIDNQTVEEEGDLIKWGGEIGFAFYRDYMFVIDGDIMEGKRDVFISIHPHLNNDLVMVDAILKGMEVLKLSNPDNNLAGVNPNAPPTYDSKSFGFQEFILISLVVILFAVSYAYLQRNKVEIGSRNIVVGDGIDNPCRNFSLEEIKIATEKFSAEKIIRSDKFGTVYEGNIDNGTPVEVRRLIYIQEAEEFETVIKILPNMKHEHLIGLIGYCRNKKEIILVFEHMAKGTFADHIFRSDSCLSWEDRLKVCHSAAIGIDYLHNEDTIHRDVRSTSILLNEKFAPKISDFRLCRKKTSKDVASTHVSTVVKGTTGYLDPDYFFTERLSEKSDVYSFGVVMWEALSGRPALEEGTKSTKITKNLALWAQQCYKEGKIDQIIDPAIKPSISSPSLDVFTALANKCVHNDPTKRLSMADVAVFLKTALDFQRRRDSVDKKEVDKVINSIGIDTEQSVLTEKQKDALKDTVLNSGGVGPYSLDELFKNLEVCKRFADHLEETPLMKVRTRVKETLEKFVEDIKLAKKNKDTVRDEIHSLTLDVMDFMEKLSCYIGTINSLPNHDTTDFRFDQYFTSLISVLKSKLEETAQSYKQSRRQKFLNTNIDYILRKVSEGVSFDGVMKVQNVRFIFGKEEPHSNSIRTGIWS; translated from the coding sequence ATGAATCGATTGTTCTCCATTGCACCTCTTTGGTTCTTCATCTGCCATCTCTGTTCAGCTACACTGTTCAACGCAGCTGACAATTATGCAATCAATTGCGGCGGCTCCTCCGCCAGTTCAGCCGCAACTGATGGCCGGAAATGGATCGGCGATGTTCGTTCTAGACACTCTACTTTCTCAATTGAATCTAAAGGCAAACTGATGATCAGCAAATCAGGCGTTGATTCACTTTCCTCCTTCGATCCAATCCCCTACGCCACCGCTCAGGTTTCTCGTTCGGACTTCACCTACACATTTAAAGTCAATCCAGGTCCAAAATTCATCCGTCTTCACTTCCGTCCATCTTCTTATGCAAGCTTCAAGAGATCCACGTCGATGTTCACAGTGAAAGCAGGCAATTACACTCTCCTCAACAACTTCAGCCCTTCCATAACCGCCGATGCTTTAAACCTCAAGGCTTTTACCAAAGAGTTCTGCATCAACGTCAGGGAAAATCAACCTCTGAAAATCACCTTTTCTCCATTCACCACGGATAATGCGTTTGCTTTTATCAACGGCATTGAAGTTGTCTCCATGCCTGCAAATCTGTACTACTCCAATCGTCTTCCTATTGACGAAACCATCGCTCTAGAGACAACTCACAGGCTCAACATTGGCGGCAAATCCATTCCTGCTGCAGAAGACACAGGTATGTTTAGGGAATGGTTGAATGATTCTAGTTATCTGAACATTGACGGCAAATCTAGCGTTTCAGCTGTAGCAACTACACTTCGTATTAGATATCGAAAAGTTCCTTCCTATATCGCTCCACAGAAAATCTATCAAACATCTTGGTCAACAGATTCGTATCTTCAAGTTGAGAAGAAGTATAGTTTTACATGGAAATTAGCCGTTGATACTGGTTTCAGATACCTAGTGAGACTCCATTTCTGCGAGCTCGATTACGAAATGAAAGAAATCGGTCAGAAGGGATTTAGTATTTCCATAGACAACCAAACGGTGGAGGAAGAAGGTGATCTGATCAAGTGGGGAGGTGAAATTGGATTCGCGTTTTACCGCGATTACATGTTTGTGATCGACGGTGACATAATGGAGGGCAAACGCGACGTTTTCATATCAATCCATCCGCATCTAAATAACGATCTGGTAATGGTAGATGCCATTCTGAAAGGTATGGAAGTTTTGAAATTGAGCAATCCGGATAACAATCTTGCTGGTGTGAATCCAAACGCGCCTCCAACTTACGATTCAAAATCGTTTGGTTTTCAAGAGTTCATACTCATATCCTTAGTTGTAATTCTATTCGCGGTTAGCTATGCTTATCTACAACGGAATAAAGTAGAAATCGGAAGCAGGAACATCGTCGTCGGCGATGGCATCGATAATCCCTGCCGCAATTTCTCACTTGAAGAGATTAAAATCGCAACCGAAAAGTTCAGCGCAGAGAAGATCATTCGCAGCGATAAATTCGGAACGGTATATGAAGGAAACATCGATAACGGGACTCCAGTTGAGGTAAGGCGGCTGATATACATACAAGAGGCAGAGGAATTCGAGACTGTGATCAAAATCTTACCGAATATGAAGCACGAGCATCTCATCGGTCTGATCGGTTATTGCCGCAACAAAAAAGAGATCATCCTTGTGTTCGAGCACATGGCGAAAGGTACGTTTGCGGATCATATATTCAGATCGGATTCTTGTTTATCTTGGGAGGATAGGCTTAAGGTTTGTCATTCCGCTGCTATCGGAATCGATTACCTTCATAATGAAGATACGATACATCGAGATGTTAGGAGCACGAGCATTCTCTTGAACGAGAAATTCGCACCGAAAATCTCCGATTTCCGATTGTGCAGAAAGAAAACGTCCAAGGACGTAGCGTCCACTCACGTCAGCACAGTCGTGAAAGGAACAACTGGTTATCTTGATCCCGACTATTTCTTCACTGAAAGGCTGAGCGAAAAATCGGATGTTTATTCGTTCGGAGTTGTAATGTGGGAAGCACTTAGCGGGAGACCTGCTTTAGAAGAGGGGACTAAAAGCacaaaaatcacaaaaaatCTAGCCCTATGGGCTCAACAATGTTACAAAGAAGGTAAGATTGATCAAATTATCGATCCAGCAATCAAACCAAGTATATCTTCTCCTTCCCTGGATGTTTTCACAGCTTTAGCTAACAAGTGTGTACACAATGATCCTACCAAGCGTCTTTCAATGGCCGATGTCGCAGTCTTTCTCAAAACAGCTTTGGACTTTCAAAGACGGCGGGATTCCGTTGACAAAAAAGAGGTCGATAAGGTAATCAATTCCATTGGTATAGACACTGAACAATCTGTTCTTACCGAGAAACAGAAAGATGCTTTAAAGGACACGGTTCTGAATTCTGGGGGAGTTGGGCCTTACTCTCTTGACGAACTGTTTAAGAATCTAGAAGTCTGCAAGAGATTTGCGGATCACTTGGAAGAAACACCATTAATGAAAGTCAGAACGAGAGTGAAGGAAACCCTCGAGAAGTTTGTGGAGGATATCAAATTAGCCAAGAAGAATAAGGATACGGTCCGTGATGAGATCCACTCACTCACTTTGGATGTTATGGATTTTATGGAGAAGCTATCGTGTTACATTGGGACCATCAATTCTCTCCCGAACCATGACACTACTGATTTCAGATTTGATCAGTATTTCACTTCACTTATTTCGGTTCTGAAGAGTAAACTGGAGGAAACAGCTCAGTCTTACAAGCAATCACGCAGACAGAAATTTCTCAATACAAATATAGATTATATCCTTAGAAAGGTGAGTGAGGGAGTTTCATTTGATGGTGTGATGAAGGTTCAAAATGTCCGGTTCATCTTCGGTAAGGAAGAACCTCATTCGAACAGTATCCGTACGGGAATATGGTCATGA